TCGCATCCTCGCTCGTGCGTGTCGCCCTGTGGGGCGGCGATGACCGCGTCGTCGCCGCCGTTCCCTCGGGACTGTCGGCGCTCTCGGTGAGCCGCGACGAGCGGCACGTGGGTGGCGTGCGGTACGGAGGCTCACGTTCCGGGCATCCGCCGAGCGAGGTGGTCGTCGTGCGCGCCGACGACGGTGCGGCCCGGAGATTCTCGCTCCGCGGGTGGAACGATGGCGGCGACGTGCACTGGGTGGACAATCGCACCCTCGCGTACCTGCCGGGCGGTGGCGACGACGATCGGGCCCACGTGCTGCAGCTTCCCCGCCTCGAGCGGGTCGGCGGGTTCCGTGGTTGGTACACGGGGACGTCGTTCGTCCGCAACGGCTGCGCCGGCGGCGTGGGCTGGGGCACGATGTTCGCCGCGTGCCTGCCCGATGGGCCGGTCCGGACCCGAGCCCTCCTCGGGCCCGAGACGTTCGCCGCGACCCCGGTGTCGGGCCATGTCACGGTGGCGTCCGGCGGACCGTGAGTCTCAGGGAGTCGCGGCGGGGCTCGCATCGGAGTAGCGTGCCCTCATGACCATCATCGCTGCGGGCACACTGTTCATGCTCGGCATCGTCTTCATGGTGGGGTTGGCGATCGCCGCGGTGATCGCGTTGATCCGCATGAAGTGACCCTGGGCGGCCTCTAAGCTGGGCCCGTGGAGATCGTCGGGCTCGGCGTCGACATCTGTGAGATCGCTCGTATGGAGCGAGCCCTCTCGCGTCACCCGACGATGCGCGGCCGCGTCTTCACCCCCGCCGAGATCGCCTACTGCGATTCCAAGGCCCGGCCCGCGGAATCCTACGCCGGCCGGTTCGCCGCCAGGGAGGCCACGATCAAGGCGCTCGGCGGTTACCGCGGGAAGCGGTGGCAGGACATCAGCGTCGGGCGGGCGCCGTCGGGCGCCCCGTCGATCGTGCTCGACGGTCAGGCGAAGGCCCGGGCGGACATCCTCGGCATCACGCAGGTGCTCGTCACGTTCACCCATGAGAAGACGAACGCGGTGGCGTTCGCGATCGCCGTGCGCTCATGAGGTCGTGCCGCTCGTGAGGGATCGATGAAGCCGGTCCTCACCCCCCAGGAGGCCAGCGAGCTCGATCGCGCGACACAGGATCGCGGCGTGTCCGCCGCCGATCTGATGGAGCGGGCCGGACGCGCGGTCGCCCGCGCCGCCGTCGAGGTGGCCGGTGGCGTCTACGGCCGCCGCGCCCTCGTCCTGTGCGGGAAGGGCAACAACGGTGGCGACGGGTTCGTCGCTGCGCGACACCTCGCCCGAAAGGGCATGCGCGTCGAGGTCGTCACGGTGGATGCGGCCGCAGCCGCGTCCGGGGCTGCGGGCGCCAACCGCGCCCGCCTCGGCGAGCAGGATCTCGCGACGATCGATTGGACACCGTCGCGCGTCGGGCGTGCGCTCGCGCGCGCCGACGTCGCGGTCGACGCGCTCTTCGGCACGGGGTTCCACGGAACGCCGGAAGGCTCGTGGCGCGAAGCGATCGACGCGCTCAACGCCGCGCCGACGCCCGTGGTCGCCGTCGACATCCCCTCCGGGGTCGACGGTCGCACCGGGGGCGTCGAGGGCTCGGCCGTCTGGGCGGCGCTCACGGTCGCGTTCGGCGCGGTCAAGACGGGCTCGGTCCTGCTGCCCGGAGCCGGACGCTCGGGCACGGTACGCGTGGTGGACATCGGGTTCCCCGACGACCTGGTGAGCCCCTCGATCGGCCTGGTCGAGCCGGCCGACGTGGCCGCGGTGCTGCCGTCGCGTTCCATGGAGGGCCACAAGCGCAGCTCCGGCGTGGTGCTCGTGGTCGCCGGGTCCCGACGCATGACGGGCGCTCCCGCCTTGATCGCGCGGGCCGCGGCCCGCGGCGGCGCCGGTCTCGTGATCGTGGCCGCACCGCGAGACGCCGTGCCCGCCGTCCAGGCACACGCGACCGAGGCGGTGTTCCTGCCGCTCGCGCAGACCGAACGTGGAACCGTCGCCCTGGCAGCGCTCGACGCCCTGCTCGACGCGGCACGAGACGCCGACGCGGTGGCGATCGGACCCGGTCTGACCACCGACGACGAGACGGCTCGCCTCGTTCGAGCCCTGGTCGGTCGGTGCCCGACGCCGATGGTGGTGGACGCCGACGGGCTGAACGCCTTCCGAGGCGGGATCGATACGCTTCGGCGCCGTGACGCCGAGGCCGTGCTGACGCCCCACGACGGAGAGTTCGACCGGCTCATGGGGCGATCGGTGACCGAGACGGGCAGCCGGATCGACGCCGCCCGTGCGCTCGCGGAGGCGTCGGACGCCGTCGCGCTCCTGAAGGGCACGAGGACCGTGATCGCGCCGACCCGAGGTCTGGTGCGTGTGAATCCGACGGGCACGCCGGTGCTGGCCACGGCCGGCACGGGGGACGTGCTGACCGGCATCGTCGGTGGCCTGCTCGCGCGGGGGGCGGGAACGGTCGATGCGGCGACGGCCGGGGCGTACCTGCACGGGGTGGCCGGACGCATCGCCGGCCGGCGCTCGGGCGAGGGCACGCTCG
The Actinomycetota bacterium genome window above contains:
- the acpS gene encoding holo-ACP synthase — translated: MEIVGLGVDICEIARMERALSRHPTMRGRVFTPAEIAYCDSKARPAESYAGRFAAREATIKALGGYRGKRWQDISVGRAPSGAPSIVLDGQAKARADILGITQVLVTFTHEKTNAVAFAIAVRS
- a CDS encoding NAD(P)H-hydrate dehydratase, producing the protein MKPVLTPQEASELDRATQDRGVSAADLMERAGRAVARAAVEVAGGVYGRRALVLCGKGNNGGDGFVAARHLARKGMRVEVVTVDAAAAASGAAGANRARLGEQDLATIDWTPSRVGRALARADVAVDALFGTGFHGTPEGSWREAIDALNAAPTPVVAVDIPSGVDGRTGGVEGSAVWAALTVAFGAVKTGSVLLPGAGRSGTVRVVDIGFPDDLVSPSIGLVEPADVAAVLPSRSMEGHKRSSGVVLVVAGSRRMTGAPALIARAAARGGAGLVIVAAPRDAVPAVQAHATEAVFLPLAQTERGTVALAALDALLDAARDADAVAIGPGLTTDDETARLVRALVGRCPTPMVVDADGLNAFRGGIDTLRRRDAEAVLTPHDGEFDRLMGRSVTETGSRIDAARALAEASDAVALLKGTRTVIAPTRGLVRVNPTGTPVLATAGTGDVLTGIVGGLLARGAGTVDAATAGAYLHGVAGRIAGRRSGEGTLAGDVVERIPDAFSAVQR